A genome region from candidate division KSB1 bacterium includes the following:
- a CDS encoding 2-oxo acid dehydrogenase subunit E2, with protein MRPRSKITAEIRAAQQQTLTERDIVLQRSSGFKEQLYYRLPGFIRRWIWKYFLKHPKTAYRNMGNVSVTSVGMMGRIKGWFIHSSVHPLSFGIGSVVRKPAVVKDGVMIRDILHMTLLIDHDVIDGAPMARFVKHLIRRIEKGQ; from the coding sequence GTGCGACCCAGATCAAAGATCACTGCCGAGATACGCGCCGCTCAACAACAGACTCTCACCGAACGCGATATTGTTCTACAGCGCTCGTCGGGATTCAAAGAACAGTTATATTACCGCCTGCCCGGCTTTATCAGGCGCTGGATCTGGAAATATTTCCTCAAACATCCCAAAACGGCATACCGCAATATGGGGAATGTGTCCGTCACATCAGTGGGGATGATGGGGCGGATCAAGGGCTGGTTCATTCATTCCTCTGTGCATCCGCTCTCTTTCGGGATTGGATCGGTTGTCCGGAAACCGGCAGTCGTGAAAGATGGCGTGATGATCCGGGATATACTGCACATGACCCTGCTGATTGATCATGATGTAATTGACGGTGCGCCCATGGCACGATTTGTTAAACATCTGATACGTAGAATTGAAAAGGGTCAATAG